Within Vicia villosa cultivar HV-30 ecotype Madison, WI linkage group LG1, Vvil1.0, whole genome shotgun sequence, the genomic segment CACAAGAGGGTGGTGGCGAGTGCATCCACGGTGGAGAAATCGATAAGCGACGCGTTTGAGTTGGGGAAGAATTGTGACAAGAAGGCGGCGGGTTGTGTGGGTGAGGTATTGGCGATGAGGCTGAAGACGGAGGAGCCGGAGATTGTACTTGGAGGTGGAGGTGGGGTTTATATGGATGTTGAGAAGGAGATTGAGAAGAAGAGTGTGGATACTGGAACTGAGGTTTGGGCTGTTGTTGATGCTTTGAGGAGAAGAGGCGTCAAGGTCTTCGTTGACAATGAGGATAGTGTAATAAGGTCAAAATCGTAAATTCATTTTGCATTTTTAGTATATATTTGTTTGTTTCCCTATGTATTTCTGGGATTGTATTGTGATGACTTTTAAGTTGGGCCTTATTTGGCTAGAATGAAAAATAGCCCAACTAGAATTGTGAAGGAGGATAACTTTCCATAATGTATTTTTAGTTAAGAaaacattttcaatttttatgGATTGAGATGTAAAGAAGCTGAAATATTGTGAATATGTTTGTGTtattaaaattacttttttttttcaaagtctTGTTAGTTGTTATTCCATAATTATAATTGTTCTAGGTTGTTAGTGATTAATGACTTAACAGTTAATTACGTTAGTTAGTTATTTAGTTGGGTTG encodes:
- the LOC131659060 gene encoding uncharacterized protein LOC131659060 is translated as MARRLVLKVYVSAKHMTANVVDWNHKRVVASASTVEKSISDAFELGKNCDKKAAGCVGEVLAMRLKTEEPEIVLGGGGGVYMDVEKEIEKKSVDTGTEVWAVVDALRRRGVKVFVDNEDSVIRSKS